One Rhodothermales bacterium genomic region harbors:
- a CDS encoding PrkA family serine protein kinase, producing the protein MSIFGQYQSRFEDTQQEEYSLEEYLDICKKDPSAYATAAERLLLAIGEPELVDTAEDPRLSRIYSNKLIKRYPQFGDFYGMEECIEQIVSFFQHAAQGLEEKKQILYLLGPVGGGKSSLAEKLKELMQEQPIYSLKGSPIQESPLGLFNPKEDAKILEEEYGIPQRYVQGIMSPWAAKRLREYNGDIRQFRVVKHHPSVLNQVAVAKTEPGDENNQDISSLVGKVDIRKLEEFKQNDPDAYAFSGGLCHANQGLLEFVEMFKAPIKVLHPLLTASQEMNYNGTEAIGSIPFEGVILAHSNEAEWQSFKNNKNNEAFIDRVYIVKVPYCLQVTEEVQIYEKLLRNSSLSESPCAPDTLRMLAQFTVLTRLKEHENSSIYSKLRVYDGENLKDVDPKAKSIQEYRDAAGVDEGMDGLSTRFAFKILSKVFNFDSEETAANPVHLLYVLEKQIEQEQFPEDIRDRYVNFLKEYLTPRYIDFLGKEIQTAYLESYSQYGQNIFDRYITYADLWIQDQDYRNPETGEILDHAALNDELEKIEKAAGIGNPKDFRHEVVNFVLRARAQNAGNNPKWTSYEKLRLVIEKTMFSSTEDLLPVISFNPRASEDDQKKHEDFVERLTEYGYTRKQVRLLSEWYLRVRKSQ; encoded by the coding sequence CATCGGCGAGCCCGAACTCGTCGATACCGCCGAAGATCCCCGGCTTTCGCGCATCTACTCCAACAAACTGATCAAACGCTATCCGCAGTTCGGCGACTTCTACGGGATGGAAGAGTGCATCGAGCAGATCGTGTCGTTCTTTCAGCATGCAGCCCAGGGCCTCGAGGAGAAGAAACAGATCCTGTACCTGCTTGGTCCGGTTGGCGGCGGCAAGTCGTCGCTGGCGGAGAAGCTCAAGGAGCTGATGCAGGAACAGCCGATCTACTCGCTCAAGGGTTCGCCGATCCAGGAGTCACCGCTGGGTCTGTTCAATCCGAAGGAAGATGCGAAGATCCTCGAAGAGGAATACGGCATCCCGCAGCGCTACGTGCAGGGCATCATGTCACCGTGGGCAGCCAAGCGCCTGCGTGAGTACAACGGCGATATCCGCCAGTTCCGCGTCGTCAAGCATCATCCGTCGGTGCTCAACCAGGTCGCCGTTGCGAAGACCGAGCCCGGTGACGAGAACAACCAGGACATCTCTTCGCTCGTCGGCAAGGTGGACATCCGCAAGCTGGAGGAATTCAAGCAGAACGATCCGGATGCCTACGCATTCTCCGGAGGCCTTTGCCACGCGAACCAGGGCCTGCTGGAGTTCGTCGAGATGTTCAAGGCGCCGATCAAGGTGCTGCACCCGCTGCTGACGGCGTCGCAGGAGATGAACTACAACGGCACCGAGGCGATCGGGTCGATCCCCTTCGAGGGCGTGATACTGGCGCACTCGAACGAGGCGGAATGGCAGTCGTTCAAGAACAACAAGAATAACGAGGCCTTCATCGACCGCGTCTATATCGTCAAGGTTCCGTACTGCCTGCAGGTCACTGAAGAGGTACAGATCTACGAGAAGCTCCTCCGCAACAGTTCACTCAGCGAATCACCGTGCGCGCCGGACACGCTGCGCATGCTCGCGCAGTTCACCGTGCTCACTCGTCTCAAGGAACACGAGAACTCCAGCATCTATTCGAAGCTTCGCGTCTATGATGGCGAGAACCTGAAGGACGTTGACCCGAAAGCGAAGTCCATCCAGGAATATCGCGACGCTGCCGGCGTCGATGAGGGCATGGACGGCCTGTCGACGCGTTTCGCCTTCAAGATCCTGTCCAAGGTCTTCAACTTCGACTCGGAGGAGACGGCCGCGAACCCGGTGCACCTGCTGTATGTGCTCGAGAAGCAGATCGAACAGGAGCAATTCCCCGAGGACATTCGTGACCGTTACGTCAATTTCCTGAAGGAGTACCTGACGCCGCGCTACATCGACTTCCTGGGCAAGGAGATCCAGACGGCCTACCTCGAGTCCTACTCGCAGTATGGCCAGAACATCTTCGATCGCTACATCACCTACGCCGACCTGTGGATCCAGGACCAGGACTACCGCAATCCGGAGACCGGCGAGATACTGGACCACGCGGCGCTCAACGACGAGCTCGAGAAGATCGAGAAGGCAGCCGGCATCGGCAACCCGAAGGACTTCCGCCACGAGGTCGTCAACTTCGTGCTGCGTGCCCGCGCCCAGAATGCCGGTAATAACCCGAAATGGACCAGCTACGAGAAGCTGCGGCTGGTCATCGAGAAGACGATGTTCTCGAGCACCGAGGACCTGCTGCCGGTCATCTCCTTCAACCCGCGTGCCTCCGAAGACGACCAGAAGAAGCACGAGGACTTCGTCGAGCGCCTGACGGAGTATGGCTATACGAGGAAGCAGGTTCGGCTGCTGTCCGAGTGGTACCTGAGGGTGCGTAAGTCGCAGTGA